In Candidatus Hydrogenedentota bacterium, a genomic segment contains:
- a CDS encoding 4Fe-4S binding protein: MRELVVLSGKGGTGKTSVVAAFASLAQNKVLADCDVDAADLHLVLEPAIVERHEFRAGHEAIILQESCLGCGLCLTYCRFGAVLQMSGAEEEPVYQVAAANCKDCSFCVRSCPVKSIDLIIAMREACGETNKSLYFIDPLACEGCGVCVDACPSHAIDFPERVAGEWYLSETRHGPMVHARLGIAAENSGKLVSVVREQARRIAEERDCHMILTDGPPGIGCPVIATLTGASLVLIITEPTLSGQHDLERVAELARHFGVPALVCVNKWDLNPAVCGTIEHSAAALNVRPVGRIRYDRAVTAAQVAGKNVLEFTKKGAADDIRNLWKNIAQILESADGGVEPSFVTEDSGEICY, translated from the coding sequence ATGAGAGAACTCGTAGTTCTCAGCGGCAAGGGCGGCACAGGCAAGACCAGCGTGGTCGCGGCCTTTGCTTCGCTGGCCCAGAACAAGGTACTGGCGGACTGCGATGTGGACGCCGCCGATCTTCACTTGGTGCTCGAGCCCGCGATTGTGGAGCGGCATGAGTTCCGCGCCGGCCACGAGGCCATCATCCTGCAGGAGTCGTGTTTGGGCTGCGGCCTATGCCTCACGTACTGCCGGTTCGGCGCGGTGCTGCAGATGTCCGGCGCGGAAGAAGAACCCGTGTACCAGGTCGCGGCGGCAAACTGCAAAGACTGTTCCTTCTGCGTGCGTTCCTGCCCCGTCAAGTCCATAGACCTGATCATCGCCATGAGAGAGGCCTGCGGCGAGACCAACAAGTCCCTTTATTTCATTGACCCCCTCGCCTGTGAGGGTTGCGGCGTATGCGTGGATGCGTGTCCTTCCCATGCCATCGATTTCCCGGAGCGCGTCGCGGGTGAATGGTACCTGTCAGAAACGCGGCACGGCCCGATGGTACACGCCCGGCTCGGCATTGCGGCGGAAAATTCCGGAAAACTGGTCAGCGTCGTGCGCGAGCAGGCACGTCGAATCGCGGAAGAGCGGGATTGCCATATGATCCTGACCGATGGCCCGCCCGGCATCGGTTGCCCGGTCATTGCGACTCTCACCGGCGCTTCACTCGTGCTCATCATTACGGAACCGACGCTCAGCGGCCAACACGACCTGGAGCGCGTGGCCGAGCTTGCCCGTCACTTCGGGGTGCCCGCCTTGGTTTGCGTCAACAAGTGGGACTTGAACCCCGCTGTGTGCGGAACGATTGAGCATTCAGCCGCGGCGCTGAACGTCAGGCCAGTGGGCAGAATCCGGTACGACCGCGCCGTCACTGCAGCGCAGGTAGCCGGGAAAAACGTGCTGGAATTCACAAAGAAAGGTGCCGCGGACGACATCCGAAACCTGTGGAAGAACATCGCACAAATCCTGGAATCGGCCGATGGCGGCGTCGAGCCGTCGTTCGTTACGGAAGACTCCGGTGAAATTTGCTATTGA
- a CDS encoding ATP-binding protein, translating into MIVAIASGKGGTGKTTIAVNLAAAFPDKSVYADCDVEEPNGHIFLKPEIDRVRSIGIPTPSVVKERCTGCGRCAQTCRYNALACIKGKVLVFAELCHGCGGCALACPEHAISEAERAIGVVEIGHANGIGFVQGRLRVGAAMSPPLIRAVKQDAPKNGLIILDAPPGTSCPVIAAVKGADFVVLVTEPTPFGLHDLTLAVETVRQIGIPFGVVINRSDIGDDRVSAYCRREQIPILMEIPDDRRIAEAYSRGELAVDAVPETLPRFVELERNIRRIAQNAASPEGTS; encoded by the coding sequence CTGATCGTCGCCATTGCCTCCGGCAAGGGAGGCACGGGAAAGACCACAATCGCAGTGAATCTGGCCGCCGCGTTTCCAGACAAGTCCGTCTATGCGGACTGCGACGTGGAAGAACCCAACGGACACATCTTCCTGAAGCCCGAGATCGACCGTGTCAGAAGTATCGGCATTCCCACGCCGTCCGTTGTCAAAGAACGCTGCACCGGATGCGGGCGCTGCGCACAGACATGCCGCTACAACGCTCTGGCGTGCATCAAAGGCAAAGTACTGGTGTTCGCGGAGCTGTGTCACGGCTGCGGCGGTTGCGCGCTGGCGTGCCCCGAGCACGCGATTTCGGAGGCGGAACGCGCGATCGGCGTTGTCGAGATAGGTCACGCGAATGGGATTGGTTTCGTGCAGGGGCGCTTGAGAGTCGGCGCGGCCATGTCGCCGCCGCTCATTCGCGCGGTCAAACAGGACGCGCCAAAGAACGGTCTCATTATCCTCGACGCGCCGCCGGGCACATCGTGCCCGGTGATTGCGGCAGTGAAGGGCGCCGACTTCGTCGTGCTGGTTACGGAACCCACACCCTTTGGACTTCATGACCTGACCCTCGCAGTCGAGACCGTCCGCCAGATTGGAATTCCATTCGGCGTGGTTATCAATCGGAGCGACATCGGCGACGACCGGGTTTCCGCATACTGCCGCCGCGAGCAAATTCCGATTCTCATGGAGATTCCGGATGACCGGCGTATCGCGGAGGCGTATTCGCGCGGCGAACTTGCCGTGGATGCCGTGCCGGAGACATTGCCGCGTTTCGTCGAACTCGAACGGAACATCCGGCGTATCGCGCAAAACGCCGCATCACCGGAAGGAACGTCCTGA
- a CDS encoding radical SAM protein gives MSTGKYQHLFGPVLSRRLGRSLGVDIVPFKTCSYDCIYCELGRTTVLTAQREDFVPCDTVLAEIRHYLDTHPNPDFITLSGSGEPTLHAHLGGILSGIKSLTTVPLAVLTNGSLLWDGAVRDALSIADVVLPSLDAGDAGVFNQVNRPAAGISFEKMVTGLVTFRESFSNALWLEVLFVENVNSRDSDVRDMGHWIQQIQPDRVQVNTVVRPPAERNASPVSPERLNVLATALGPQSEVIADYPLANTDSCITPDAECIVDLVRRRPCSAQEIAAALGLRLSETLKTLERLSAQRIVAEQYLSGRTFFTGTCGDNGET, from the coding sequence ATGTCAACCGGCAAATACCAGCACCTCTTCGGTCCGGTACTGTCGCGCCGCCTGGGAAGGTCCCTGGGGGTGGATATTGTGCCTTTCAAGACGTGCAGTTATGACTGCATCTACTGCGAGTTGGGCCGAACAACCGTGCTGACGGCGCAACGAGAGGACTTTGTCCCGTGCGACACCGTGCTGGCCGAAATTAGACATTACCTGGATACGCATCCGAATCCCGATTTCATCACCTTGTCCGGCAGTGGCGAGCCAACCCTGCACGCACATCTGGGCGGAATCTTGTCTGGCATCAAATCCCTGACCACGGTTCCCTTGGCCGTATTGACGAACGGTTCACTACTGTGGGACGGGGCCGTCCGCGACGCACTATCCATTGCCGATGTCGTACTACCCTCTTTGGACGCTGGAGACGCCGGAGTTTTCAATCAGGTCAATCGCCCAGCGGCCGGCATTTCGTTCGAAAAGATGGTCACGGGGCTCGTCACATTCCGGGAGTCCTTTTCAAATGCCCTATGGCTGGAAGTTCTGTTCGTCGAGAACGTCAACTCCCGTGATTCCGACGTCAGGGACATGGGCCATTGGATACAGCAAATTCAGCCAGACCGTGTCCAGGTGAATACGGTCGTACGCCCGCCCGCCGAGCGGAATGCAAGCCCAGTCTCCCCCGAGCGTCTAAACGTCTTGGCCACCGCACTCGGGCCTCAATCGGAGGTCATAGCTGATTATCCTCTTGCCAACACCGATTCCTGTATAACGCCCGATGCGGAATGTATTGTGGACCTTGTCCGGCGCAGGCCATGCTCCGCGCAGGAGATCGCAGCCGCACTTGGGTTGCGCCTTAGCGAGACTCTGAAAACGCTCGAACGCCTTTCGGCGCAGAGAATCGTCGCCGAACAGTACCTGAGCGGCCGGACGTTTTTCACCGGAACATGCGGAGACAACGGAGAAACATGA
- a CDS encoding methyltransferase domain-containing protein has protein sequence MSDRDEEYRLQGPVSFFLMSLEFRLRDLFRPPAKMLQAVWVKPGQTVLDYGCGPGSFTFAAARIVGPNGKVYAVDINPIAQRVVMLKALKRKLDSVIPLPPCDMYNIPNGEVDVTILYDVLHDLTNPPSVFNTFHKVTKPEGILAVSDHHMTEQAIISAVVSGRLFRLARRCAGHKGVLCFERSQRE, from the coding sequence TTGAGCGACCGCGACGAAGAATACCGGCTGCAAGGCCCCGTCTCCTTCTTCTTGATGTCCTTGGAGTTCCGGTTGCGCGACCTGTTCCGACCGCCAGCGAAAATGCTCCAGGCGGTATGGGTCAAACCGGGACAAACCGTCCTGGACTACGGCTGCGGCCCAGGAAGCTTCACGTTCGCCGCCGCGCGGATTGTCGGCCCGAACGGCAAGGTCTACGCCGTGGACATCAATCCCATCGCCCAACGTGTCGTGATGCTAAAAGCCTTGAAACGGAAACTTGATAGTGTTATCCCGCTTCCGCCTTGCGACATGTACAATATTCCAAATGGGGAAGTCGATGTAACCATCCTGTATGACGTGCTGCACGATTTGACCAATCCGCCGAGTGTCTTCAACACTTTCCATAAGGTCACGAAACCCGAGGGCATCCTGGCCGTGAGCGACCATCACATGACGGAACAAGCCATCATTTCCGCAGTGGTGTCAGGCCGGTTGTTTCGCCTCGCGCGGCGCTGCGCCGGACATAAGGGTGTCTTGTGCTTTGAAAGGAGTCAGCGTGAGTAA